One stretch of Tepiditoga spiralis DNA includes these proteins:
- the lpdA gene encoding dihydrolipoyl dehydrogenase, whose protein sequence is MSTVIIGGGPGGYVAAIRLSQLGEKVILIEKDNLGGTCTNLGCIPAKAMLSASHLYSEIIEKSKKFGIKYENLSYETKGIMKHKNKSVTMSKKGIEFLMKKNKIEVKKGTAKVLDKNNVLVKETNEKIHCENIILANGSIPAIFQPFSNVEGIWTSDDIFKMKNIPESITIIGGGVIGLEFATFFSSLGKKVYIVELADHIAPFEDADVADEIKKVLKRKKVEIYEKFKVTSVEKNENGYISKLSNAEGEIELISEKVLLSVGRKPNISEDLINLGLDIERGIKTNKKMRTNIENVYAIGDIRAQIMLAHVASFEGIVAAHNIANKELEMDYSAIPSIVFTNPEIASVGVKEKDVNKDDVIVSKFPVSANGRARTMEEKDGFIKIIADKKTSKILGVTIISPSATDMIMEGVLAVKHGLTIEQLANSVHPHPTLTESVLGAIEGLEGLAIHI, encoded by the coding sequence ATGAGTACAGTAATAATAGGTGGAGGACCTGGAGGATATGTTGCTGCAATAAGATTATCTCAACTTGGTGAAAAAGTTATATTAATTGAAAAAGATAATTTAGGAGGTACTTGTACAAATTTAGGCTGTATCCCAGCAAAGGCTATGTTAAGTGCTTCTCATTTGTATTCTGAGATAATAGAAAAATCTAAAAAATTTGGAATAAAATATGAAAATTTATCTTATGAAACTAAAGGAATTATGAAACATAAAAATAAATCTGTAACTATGTCTAAAAAAGGTATAGAATTTTTAATGAAAAAAAATAAAATTGAAGTAAAAAAAGGTACTGCCAAAGTCTTGGACAAAAATAATGTATTAGTAAAGGAAACGAATGAAAAAATACACTGTGAAAATATTATTCTTGCTAATGGTTCTATACCAGCTATTTTCCAACCATTTTCTAATGTAGAAGGTATATGGACTAGTGATGATATATTTAAAATGAAAAACATACCAGAAAGTATAACTATAATTGGCGGAGGAGTAATTGGATTGGAATTCGCTACCTTTTTTTCATCATTAGGAAAAAAAGTTTATATAGTTGAGTTAGCAGATCATATAGCACCATTTGAAGATGCTGATGTAGCAGATGAAATAAAAAAAGTTTTGAAAAGAAAAAAAGTTGAAATATATGAAAAATTTAAAGTAACTTCTGTAGAAAAAAATGAAAATGGCTATATATCAAAATTATCGAATGCTGAAGGTGAAATAGAGCTTATTTCTGAAAAAGTTTTATTATCTGTTGGAAGAAAGCCAAATATTTCTGAAGACTTAATAAATCTCGGTTTGGATATAGAACGTGGAATAAAAACTAATAAAAAAATGAGAACTAACATTGAAAACGTGTATGCAATTGGTGATATAAGAGCTCAAATAATGCTTGCTCATGTCGCAAGTTTTGAAGGAATTGTAGCTGCACATAATATTGCAAATAAAGAATTAGAAATGGATTATTCTGCTATTCCTTCAATAGTATTTACTAATCCTGAAATAGCTTCTGTAGGAGTAAAAGAAAAAGATGTAAATAAAGATGATGTAATAGTATCAAAGTTTCCTGTTTCAGCTAATGGAAGGGCAAGAACTATGGAAGAAAAAGATGGATTTATAAAAATAATTGCTGATAAAAAAACATCTAAAATATTAGGAGTTACAATAATTTCTCCATCGGCAACTGATATGATAATGGAAGGCGTTTTAGCAGTAAAGCATGGATTAACTATTGAACAATTAGCAAACTCTGTACATCCACATCCAACTTTAACTGAGAGTGTATTGGGTGCAATAGAAGGTTTAGAAGGATTAGCAATTCATATTTAA
- a CDS encoding deoxycytidylate deaminase: MDKINKWDTIYMNMTRELAKGSHCTRVKVGAMIVKDGRIISTGINGTPKGYKNCDDVFNSVKIKELGDKYYEKHHDFSEKYEIHAEQNALLFLARNGGAGIEGSTIYVTHSPCIHCAKMIANSGIKRVIFYNLYDRNQDGIEFLKELGLEVKQLK; this comes from the coding sequence ATGGATAAAATAAACAAATGGGATACTATATACATGAATATGACAAGAGAATTAGCAAAGGGTAGTCATTGTACACGAGTAAAAGTAGGTGCAATGATAGTAAAGGATGGGAGAATAATATCTACTGGAATAAACGGAACTCCAAAAGGCTATAAAAATTGTGATGATGTATTTAATTCAGTTAAAATAAAAGAACTTGGAGATAAATATTATGAAAAACACCACGATTTTTCAGAAAAATATGAAATACATGCTGAACAAAATGCACTTTTATTTCTTGCGAGAAATGGAGGTGCTGGTATAGAGGGATCAACGATATATGTAACTCATAGCCCTTGTATACACTGTGCTAAAATGATAGCAAATTCAGGAATAAAAAGGGTTATATTTTATAATTTATACGATAGAAATCAAGATGGAATAGAATTTTTAAAAGAACTTGGATTAGAAGTAAAACAATTAAAATAA